Within Anopheles nili chromosome 3, idAnoNiliSN_F5_01, whole genome shotgun sequence, the genomic segment TACTATTCAGCAGACCGATGGCGTTCGTATCATTTATGAACCTTTCAACAGACTCTTCGTCGATCGACAACCATCGTTCAAACACGTTAAACTGACTGCGAATGATGTTTGCCtggaaaaacacgaaattACGACTGTATGAAACACAGCGCACAGGACATTTTCTTATCCAGGCTTACATCAAACTGGCTCGTTTTGGAATCAAATAATCGTAGCCAGCCCAAAACACATCGCACAAACTCAGGAGCCCTTTCCGATTGTTTAAGATAGGTCTCATCACAGCCCATCCAGGCGGAAGCATCATGCATTCGATCCATCGGTTGGCTGCTGGCGTACAGTTCGAAGCACCGCAAGTGAGCAAACAGCGTGTCATCCGGTGATAATGTCGTGCAATCGTCATCAGCTTCGGCAGAATTGTGGTTACAACCCGCCTCGGACGGTCTTATCAACAGAGGAATGAGCAGCAGAGCCAAGCTCCGAACCAGATGCACTGGATTTACGACGAACTGCATCGCTACACTGCACCGTTTAGCACGAGATCGGATACTGCGAGCAGCTGACCGAGAAGTTGGCGTTTTTAATGCGTTACAATGACATGCTTTCTTCGTTTTGCTGCTATGTAGTTGCGATAATAATAGCTTAGCTGTTTTGATGACGGTTTTTTCGATGCATTAAagctattttaatttatttcgaatGATTATGTTGCAAAAGAAGAGcttttcaaaactggtttttgattgttttcgaGCATTCAAGTGCATTTTGAGATGTGATTAATTGTTTTACGGCACTTTCCTTCTATCACTTTACCGCCCGATAGCGGCTAATGTAGTGTAgtgtgaaaatttaattcaatcattCCTTCGTGTTAGATTTTGCCGCAGCGCGTGCGACTGTGACGCCCCATTCTCGGTTCAAGTCACGCGCGAAGATATCCCCACGAGAGAACCCTCACGATGTGGACCCACTGTCTTCGACGTTCGTAGGCAAAATGCTGCTCAGACGCCACTTTCCAGCTTGTGGTTTTCGATCGGCGAGAAAAATCGTCCACTGTTGAGGTGCGGGTCAGCTTCTGCATCGAAGTCCGCAGCCAACCGCACCGGAAAGGATCGAACCTCTTGAGTCTCGCGATCCTTACCACGTGATACCCGTGGGAAAATCGGCGCCCGAAAACAACTTCTGCTGCGATCGCGGGCACGACCGAGCAAGTCGGTGTgatgataattaaaaaaacaacgcctCCAGTCCGCGAACGGTTCGGAGAGGACCGCTTGGGATTGGGGTTTGATCGGAAAGAAAGCTGACCGGATGGTTCGTGCTGGACCGATTAGTGGGGCGCTCGATCCTGGGtgatgtgtttaattttttagtGCAATTTTTTACATCTACCTTTCTCGAAATCGAAAGAGGTTTGTTTGGACACCTTTTTCCTGGTGCCTGGTGTTGAAAGTAATGGTTGGGAGCATGTTTTCTTCCAAACCGTGACTGATTGACGGGATGGCATCTTCTGTCTTCTGTTGTGTGTTTATGATAGGCTAACGGGATCAGCCCTCAGTGAAATGGGTTTGATTTTGGTAAATTGAATCATCACAACGTTCAGCTGATGCTAGAGGGCATATTTCACTAAATTCTGCGGCCCTTACAAGCAATGTCTTAATTAAATATTGCTGCCTTGTATCTGACGCAAAcaaatttctctttttgctttgCATACACAAAAAACGCGAGACATCCGTTGAATCGAGACAACATCATTAAGACTGTTATATAACCATTCAAATGGAAGAGAGGTTTGCCAATGAAGTAATTTACTCTTTAGCGCATTTGTTTTGAAAGTAAATCATTCTTGATGGCAACACAATTGGTGCCAAATTTCAGTGCGACTATAAATAAAGTGCCATGCAGCGTTTTCCCAACAATCGTTCATCAACTCATTTAACAAGCTGTTCTCGGGGAAATCTGCCCTCGCGCATGAGGGTGCAACAGAACACCCATGCCATTCTTCGCAAACCCCTACGAAAACGAGAACGAGCTAGCGGGTACAAACGCACCCCAGATCGAGCGATGAAGTGGTGTGAATATTATCTTCCCATTCCTCCCAGGACGCCGTTCAATCGACCGGTGGGAAATTAAATAGatataaaaatcaaacgctaAACAATACGGCCGGGCAATATGCTTCCTGCGGCCTCGCAAGTGCCGGCGTTACACAGGGACCGAGATCATGTGTATTTTCCCAGGCATCATCACCCCTAATGCGGGGTTGTGCTTTGTGTCCAGCGCACAGGACGATGCTTTGGCCTCCGTTTCCCGATGCAACTCAGCCTGCACAAACAATCATCGCAGCTGGCTCGGAGATGCACACGGTGGTTGATGTGTGGAAGCGATCTTGCATGAGGGCTCGGCTTGTCAATTATTGGGCCACGTGCTGATGGTACATGCGTGTCGTGGTGGCCAAGTCAAGCTATGGCGTGGAGACGGATTGGTCAGCCAGCATGGGGGCTTTGGccggttggtttcgatttcgtaACACGGTTGCACCCCGAGACGGCGCGACGCGTTTGTTGATCAGTTTTATCTAAGCTCCTGGACCGTCCTGGCCGGGTGCGACCGACACAACCGGGACCATTCATTGCATACACCAAAAGAGCCCGATGCGTTTGTGCTGTTTGCGGTTGACtagtacaaaaaaataaatgcaaaatacGTTTTGAAAAAGAGAAATGACATGATTCCACGAACGCGCGGATGGCGGCTGAAGggtgtaaaattaaataaaaccactGCTGAttggaatgggaaaaaatgtgacaaaaaagaacatgCGCACACTAAGCGCAAAGCGATATGAAATAGCTACACAAACGAAGCGCAGCGCATGTAAATGCATCGCGAACCGCAACCTGGTTGACCTCCCGGGTGTCTGGTGAGGCGGCacgtcaaataaaaaaaaaaaccgggcagCTATCCATGGGAGGGAGAGAGCCGTGGATCTCTTTAAATCTCCTCGCTTGGGTTGGACGGGTAAATATGATGGCAAAGGTTGGCAGAATATGTGCACTACATGGCCGACGAAACAGGATTTGCCATGTTTGCCAATCGGTCCTTATGCACCACCGCAATGGGGCACACCCTGGACACCcggggggtgagaaaaataaatcgagCACAGCGCAGTTTAGGAAAGGTTATTTGAAGAAGGTGCATGGAAAAATGGAGAATTTGTCGTCTTGGCGATTGCGTAACGTACCGGTGGGAAGATTGTTCATTCCGAAATCATTCATCCGATCGTCTAACTCCAGTAGAAGCCTAATGTCCGAACTTAAGCTAACCAGATCTCGTGAGATGAATACCATTAAAGCCAACCGACTCGATCAATCAAATTTACTTTCGCCAACGAGACAAATCAATCATCATAATGCACAATACACGAGCAGTTCAAAGTCCTTTGTCCCGGTTTCTCACGATGTAAACGGTGGGGCTATTTTTACGTATTTTGTCGCTCGTTTGTCAGAGGCTAGATATCAGAATTGGCAGAGCGTTCAAGAACCCCGCGCTGATAAGGGTGTGTttacgtacaaaaaaaaaaacaactaaaagcaaagcaaagggCTCGTTTCCGGCTAGACAGCATTGTGTCTGCGAACCATATCACATTCGGGTATGgcgatcgaaaaaaagggtttgatGACCAAAAAGTTTGCACAGTTTCGGATGCATTCTGATCGAGGTGAAGCGTCTGCATTCGGCAATGATTAAATGCAGATATCGTTTTATGGCTTCTTGTCAGCAAACAAGAATGTACTTAGAATTTTAATAAAGTTTCTGTCATTTTTGCGGGatattattcaattttgattttcaaaGTATTACATTGAATGTTGTTGAACGTAGCATCCTTTCAAAAtgtagatttttttaaatgctcaTTAATTTGAATTGGAAAGTTAATTAGCTAGTTTTAAGGCTTATTTCCAATGAACATAACCAATTTAAACTATTCAGAATGCttgttgatggtgatgagaTTACCTTGCATTATGATATCAGTTTTCCGTATCGTTTTGTCCTCAATGTTCCActttgaataataaatttacaaaaatcAAGAACACATCCGTATGCAGATGATGACAACCACAGCGCGCTAGTGTGATGTTCACTGCTGCATCATGTTCGCCTGCCCGGGAGATGGCATtttaaatcataattaaaacACTCCCGGCGTTATGCGACTCACCACTGCCAAGCTACAGCTTGACTTCTTCCTGAACAGGTGACCCAGAGGCTGGAGGCTCTTTGGAGCGACAAAGGGTGCCCTTCCGGAGTGCACTTGCTCAGCTGATTACCGTTTGGTCCCGGGTGAATTTATAATCTCTTTCGTGATCCAAATCCGTATCCCGCATCTCCGTGTCCTCTCGAACGCGATCTGCTCATGGATGCACCCAAACGCGCCTGAAGTCGCCAAGTCGCCTGATTCGCCGGAACGTGTACCACGGTAAGTAAGCTAATAAATTGAAACCGTACCTTCCCGGCAAGGGGTCAGCTTTCGCGGGATCTGGTTCAGTGGCCGAGAACTGGTGCACGCCTGGTCCGGTTCGCGCGCGGTGCGTTTGCCACGCCGTCCACTCCATTAATCAGTTCAgttttgataattttgtttacaCATTTTCCGCATACATCCGCGGATTCACACTGACCACCGGGGGCCGGGGATGGTCGTTATTTAATGCCCTTTACCGGCTTGGAAGAAGCTGGCGTTGATGGTGACAGAGACCGTGCTGGGTTTGGCTGTGCAAGCGCAGAAAAGAGGCAGAAAGGGCGTGATAAACAAGAGCGCAAAGAGTGTAATTGAGAATCCCTGGCGTGGTTCACTAACGTGGTCACCGGTTCCGCGATGTCGCGAGGTGTCGCCAGACAGGTCGGAGCAGCCCGGTGTGGGCCCGATTGTGTCCCCGCTTGATGCAATATGATCGCCCTAAAAGCGCAGCGCGAGATCACTTGACATCAAAatgcttttaattaattagCGTTTAGGGTAGCGAGCGGCATTCGGTCCTGCGCATGTCTGCGCATGCCCTCTGGTGGTGGCCTGCGGAACCAGGACGTACTCCCGCAGGGTGCTGCGAAACTGGATCCACAACTGCGCTGTGGCCTTATGGGTTATTCGCTGGTAGCCACACCGGCTGGGGCCACACCAGAAGTGTCCAGAAGGCGCGGTCGCGTAATCCATTTATCACGCCTGCCTGCCCAATGCCTGCTGGCTCACCAAATGAACCGCGACGGTGGCGCGCTGATAGCGCTAGAGCGCGATGTCCGCTTTGGGAGACCTTCTTGGTGAGCTGGGCGCATGCATCGATCGTACGCTTATCGGAAACCGGTTCCGGAGGGTTTCTGGAGCTCTGGCACAGGAATAGATCCGCGACGGGAGCCACTCTCGATAAGTGGCCTCGAGGGCGTATTGGAAGGTGATGGATAGATCGGCGGTTGGGCTCACAAAAGTGCCATCCGGCGTGCTGTCAAGTGGAACGGTGTTCTTGATGCGGCTGGGCTGTAAGTGGACCTAGATGGGGCTCTTTCTCACGGCTAATTGATCAATTAGACGCGAACGAGTCGTCTTGCAAGTTCCCACCGACAAATCGGCACGACTCCCGAAACTGTGGGACATTGATCCcgtcgtcgatcgatcgttgacATTGATCCCCGACGAGACATTCCACTTGTTCGGTTGGCTGGCTTACTGTCCTCCAAAAACGGTTTTCCTTGTGTTTGGAGGCGCGCGAGCTCCCACAGGGCTTTGGAACAGAATTGGCACCGAAGCTAGTTTAAGAGAGTCCCCGGAACGAAGCGGATTTGCAAAAACGTTTCCCGGGACAGTCGTACGAAGTGTGTGTGAAATTTGCACACgtattttgcttcactttgcTAATCCAATTTAGAGGCGCTTAGAAAGCCCACCTCATCCTTTACTTTCCATTCGCTTGGTTCAGCTGGTTCTCAATTACAAGAAACCTGCCCCTTTGCACGGACAGGTGATCTGTTCGTGAATTCCATCGCTCTAATACCGGTGTTGGGTGTTTCTAATGATcgttcgattgtttttcgattgCACCAGATGCCCGTGATCGCACCATTTGGGATGTCGCCTGCGGTCGATCGTTCGCTGAAGGATCCGAATTGGTATAATTAAGATCGTGACCTGTCATCGGGCGAGGAATATTCCAATCACATTCCATGTGGACTCGCTACGGCATCCCACAAACCACGAGCATGAGGTCCCCGTATAGTCCCCATGGAGACcgaaatatttcgatcacgaAAGCATCGAAAAGCATTGCAACGCGCTCTACTCGTAAACTTTCCCAGGATGCCATGCGCGCCAGCTTTGGGCGATCGTGGCCGATCTTGCGCATCGATTAATCTTGGTGTGAACCACGCTCCAACCATGAACCGGATAGAGAGATCATTggcagtgagagagagagagagagagagagagagaaagcaacaaaatcatCCACACGCGACCTCCCGGTAGGTTGAAAGGCGCGTTTCGATTACGTCTAGCCGGGCATCCAGAGCTGAAAATGTCTCGCCAGCGTGCTCCGAATTCCCAGCACGCGTGAAGCGGTGATCCACTTTCAAGTGTTCCGAGGGGACGATTATGATGatcaattatgcaaaaaaaaagcgatcgaacgGGGTGTATTTGGTCCGCGGATCACGGACGTAATGGGGCGTGAGGGTTCGGATCGCAGCAACTGCTCCCGAAATGCACTGCTGCCGAAGATTAGTGTCAAACGTGTCGATCCGCGGATCCGTGGGTCGATTCCggggttttcttgttttgtttttgggggcaGTTCGTGCCCTCACGTTGTTGAAAGCATTGTCATCGATGCCGGTGCTATGCGGCGTGTTCGTGGGAAATTTATGCGATTAAACTGTAGTAATCTGGCTCTGGGGGGGGATGACGATTTGGTTCCtgtttttgattatttcatGCAGCACTTTGGTAACCGATACGCGTGATACATCGAAAGTCGATCGCGTGAGACAACTGTGGCTGTTGGCTTAAAGGGAGTGGATCAAAATATTGACAGAAAGTGGTTTCCCGTTGACTAACACGGACCTCAAACACAGCTGCTTCGAGCAAACTTTTTTTGAGAATTATTTTAGGCGATTTTCTAGCACACGCGTTTACCCACAAGAAGTATTTTTCTCtctgaaatttggcaaacatgaTTTCGCCATATTTGAGCTTAAATAATGATCAAACTGTAAGCCAGCACTTACTGGGTGGTGTCCTTcctggaaagaaaaaaaaaccaattcgCCACCAACGGTACGATCCGCAATGGCCCGTGGCGCAGCGCGCGTGGCGACCGCGAATGCGATCATAAATCAAATTTGCCAGCGACATAATCTCCCCCGGGTACGACGGTCGCGTGTACTCACGTTAGTCATATATTTGTTTACTAATTAAATAGCCTACTAGCCCGTGCCCGCTAGCGGCAAAGAGTACATACCGACAGGCGGGTAGATAGCGCACCGATTAGCGACGTGGAGTGGGCCCAAACCGGGTGGCGAGTCGGAATGCTATCATGCCTAATCAATTGACACATTTGAAATCGGGGCGCAATCGGGCGCCGCTgggcgggagagaaaaaaaagtggcagCAGTAGTGGATATCTAATTTATGCTTCGTGTATTTATCATGGCCAGGCACGCAATTAGATCGTGTGCGTTGATCGGCCCGCGGGACACGCGGAgataaatgtatgcaaatatCGTAAAAACTCGACCCGCGGATAAATGGACCCAGACCTGGTGGGGTTGATCGGTGATCGGCATTCGATTAGTTGACCACCACGAATTCGGTGCCTTCTAAGAACTGGTCTGGCCACACCTATGTGATTGATCGTGGTGTTTCGGTGGCCACAGAGGATGGACAACCGTTTCTTATCACATTCTGACGATGAACCGCGGTTGGGTGTGGCCCAAGTTCGTTCGCGGCACGCGTCAAGGTGATAATTAAATCGACTTAAATTTCGTTCCCCACAAGCGCCACGTGGCACAACGCTAGGGGTGAGAgcgtgtgcttgtttttgAACCGCTGACTCATGGCCGATGAGTTGCAGACAAACGGGAATCGTTAAATGAGACCTGGCAGCGCCAGGTCTGAGTTGGTAAGCGATGTTAGGTAACGAGAGACAGTTGACTCTTGTTCGAAGTTAATGTCATTATTGATTTATGCATTTAAAGGTGTTTTAATATGttaatggttttattttgttgcttgtCAATTTAATGCGTTCAGGATATATTAAGCTAGGAATCGCAAACGGTGGTATTTAGGTGCTTCAGCTCCTCTTTGACCTTTTCAGGACCTTCGTAGGATTTACCTCTTAACAGGAATGCGTAGTCGGCGGAACGCAGTTCATGGAAATCAAACGCCTTTTTGAAGTCTTCTCCAATTTTTCGGTCACTAACTAAGCAAGCATAATAATCGTACGAGTTTTTACCAGGACATTTCCTCAGGACAGATCGAACGGATTGCTCTAGAACGCCTCGGTTAATCAGCTTGAAATCACGAACGACCTCATCAGCCTAAAACAACAGAAACATCAAAAATTACCTCGGTTTAATGGAGCGTTGGAAACGATTTAGCATGATTACTTACATTCAAACCTTCATCGCTCATGTATCGCAGTCCGCGGAATATGCAATCGATGGCTTTGCGCAGTTTTAGACTACCGGATAGATCGTATGCTCGAGCCTTTCgcatttcttcttcttgagTATCTCGCCAAACCTGCTTGTAGCAGTACAGGAAGTATGATTCGCCTTTTTGTTTGAGCTGTGGCATAGCGGCATAGATTTTTGCGGCACCTGGCACCGTTCCATGGTAAAGCTGACGAGTGAGATTAACAAACTCGTTGTGAACCGGCAAGTAGGCATTATAAAGCTCCAAACAAGTCCCAGTGCCTCCGTTTAGTTTGGAAACTGCCTGTTTGAATTTGTTAACCTCTTCTAGTTTGGCGTTAGTGTACTGTTTGAAAGCGTCATACTGTGTGAGAATTCTGCCGGACTAGAAATTCAAAGATCATTTAATCTGAACTATTTCGTGAAAAATGTTGATAAGCACCTtgaactttttttgtttctcgtcaTACAACTCCAGTCTTTTAAGCACGCACGAAGCATAGCAATGAGTGACTGCATCATTCGGTTCTAATTTCCAGCTATTCCAGCTACGTAAGTACACTACTCTGCTCTGATCGACAGGTAGATGATCTTCATAACATCGTTTGTAGGTATACAGAGTTTTTTCAGGATCCAAAGCGGTCCAAGAAGGCAACGCCTGAAAGAGTATTCATTTAGACAAATGCAGAAAGAATCATTTCTTATATTACTTTCACTTCGAGATTAAGAAGGCATGCGAGTATAACTGCGACCAGGATCATCTTTTGATCTTCAGGAGAATACTTCCACGTTATGAGCTTGTACAAAATGGTTGTTGTATTTATATTCTATGGATTATTTAACTTGACTCTATTTGAACAACTGagtcaaaagaaaaacaatcgttTTGTTTACACGCCCATCAACTAATCAAATAATTGCGTTAGGCACGAGTGAAAATTCTCAGAATGAGGTAATGCAAAGTGCTTATTACCCCTTATGCTACACACTTTGAGGAAAGCCTGTCGATTTTCTCTTTCGAGATTGTAGCATGCTTATTGAAAATCatattatatttattcaaCACATATTGATTAAGCTCATTCAAAATCGAGACCAAGTCCTGAAAATCGTTTAGAAGGTTGATGTTTATTGATACTATTTTCACATATGTTTCTCTGTTCATAAATGAAATTTGGTTACGAAAGAGAGTTGTTTCTAGAACAAAGCTAAAAACAACTATTGATTAATTCGTTTAGAGGTATTTTAATAAGCAGCTTGTTTCTactttttattgttgcttcTAGTTTTTGACTTTCATATGCACAGGGTATTTTCAACTAAAAGTCGCGTACGGTGGTTTTTAGTTGCTTCAGCTCCTCTTTGACCTTTTCAGGACCTTCGTAAGTTTTTCCTATCAGCAAGTAGCCGTAGTCGGTGGAACGCAGCTCATGGAAATCGAACGCCTCCTTGAAGTCTTCTCCAACTGTTCGGTCGCTAAGAAGGCAAGCGTAGTAATCGTATGACTCTTTGCCAGGACATTGACTCAGAACAGATCGAACAGATTGCTCTAGATCACCTCGGTTAATCAGATTGAAATCACGCACGACCTCGTCagtctaaaaaaataataaaacaacatcgGCTTAATGGAGCGCTGGAAACAAGATGGTGCTAACATCTTACACTCAAACCGTCATCGCTCATGTATCGCAGTCCGCGGAATATGCAATCAATGGCTTTGCGCAGTTTTAGACTACCAGATAGATCGTATGCACGAGCCTTCCGCATTTCTTCTTCCTCATCATCTTGCCATACCTGCTTGTAGCAGTACAGAAAGTATGATTCGCTGATCTGTTTGATCGGCATAGCGGCATAGATTTTTGCAACACTTGGCACCCTCCCGTGGTAGAGCTGGCGTATGAGATTAACGAACTCGTTGTGAACCGGCAAGTAGGCATTATAAAGCTCCAAACAAGTCCCAGTGCCTCCGTTTAGTTTGGAAACTGCTTGTTTGAATTTGTTAACCTCTTCTAGTTTGGCGTTAGTGAACTGTTTGAAAGCGTCATATTGCGCGGGAATCGTATCGGACTAGAATAACatgtaatgaataaaaacatgTAATAAAAACACGGAATCTAGATAATTACCTTGAACCTTTGTTGTTTCTCGTCATACAGCCCTAGCATCTTAAGAACACACGAAACATAGCAATGGGTGATGGAATTATTCGGTTCTAGCTTCCAATTTCTCCAACTAGCAAAGTATGCACTTCTGGTCTGATCGGTAGGCAGATGATCTTCATGACATCGCTTGAAGATATAAAGTGTTTTCTCGGGATCCAAAGCGGTCCAAGATGGCGACGCCTGAAAGAGTGTTTATTTAGGCAAATGCAGAAATGATTGCTTCTTACATTACTTTCACTACGAGTTGAACAAAACATGCGAGTATAACTGCGACCAGAATCATCTTTTAATCTGCAGGAGAACACTTCCACGTTATGAGGTTGAATAAAATGCTTTCTGTTCTTCTATTCCTTGCATTATTTAGCTTGACTGTATTTGCACACCtgagacaaaagaaaaacaatcgttTTGTTTACACGCCCATCAACTAATCAAATGATTGAGGAGCAATAAACATGATTGCACACCGTATAGGAACGAGAGAAGATTCTTCGAATGAAGTAATGCAAGGTGTGGTTTCACCTGAAAAGCCCCACATTTGCCCTTCCGAGAATGTAGTATgattattaaaaattacatcacATCTATTCTATATAACCCCTGTTGATTTCCTGTTTATATATGCTTCGCAGCATCGTCCATACCATTAAAATCAGACAAAGTGACATATATTAGAAATGATGTTATATCATTCATCGAAAAACCGTACCATTATTTGAAACGGAAGCTTCTGTAGTAACAACACTTCTCATCCGCTTCATTGTGGGAAACCGAGGGAATAATAACTTCCCGAATAGCAAAAACATGAGCCTTTTCAATGTCTCCTTAATCCATCCAATGCAGAACGAGAAGCAAAAGGGTTGCTTTTGCCCAtgtgttttccatcccacaaCGTCCGATGCCTCGTGCCGAAGCGACCGTTACAATTAGCATTGCAAAAATCGTTGCAAAAGCACTGCTTCAAACTGCACTCACCACTACGAACGGCCACTTGCTTCCGACCAACGACGCCCGACCGGAACGGCACTAGGGCAAATGCGGAAACACGGAAATCGGAACTAATCCCGTCAAATCGCCGGGTGCGTCATTCGAATGGGTCGGCCCAAATCCTTTTCCCAAGGCACCGAGGCCACCTTGCCAAAAACAGGTTCGAGCGTCATCGCATCCACTTGGCACCGGGCCTAATTAAATATTGCTCGCCAACAGGCGCCGCACCAACGCCCGAGGAGGGTGGTGATGCGCCATTATCCTGCCCAACGGCGGCATTTATTTCACCCCGCAGCAAGCACCCGGCACGCCGGGACCGGTGGATCGTTCCGGTAATCAACCCCTAAATTAGACGGAAACTGTTTCTGAAAGGTGGCAAACGGTCAGGCGCATGGTTCGTACGTGTGTAAGCGGCGTCtcgcaggacgaaaaaggacgcacAATCGGGAAACATATTGTATTTCCTAACCTCCAGTCAACCGACGTCGCACACCGACCAAAGCCGGTGCTCTTATCCAGATGATTCATAACCAGCCGGTGGTCTTGCGTTCGGCAGGCTGCACCCGGCgatcatccctttttttttcatgctgccTCCAACCCCAGGACGCTGGGGTGTGCCGGGaccaaaataaaaggaaaGCGACGCCATGATGCGTGCGCACGTCGGCAAACACTCGCAAACGGCACTCGGTCGCGCGTCGACTCGCCCTGAACGGGAGTGTCCGGGAAATAACCGTTAGGAATCCGCCGGCGGCAGCTTTCCACGCTTCCGGTGCGCCGGTGCCGTGGGatgggaaaagcaaacgccGGTCGGCACCCCTACTAAATAGAGCTATAAGCTGTTGAGTCAAATCCGTCCTGCCGGACGAAAGGACTCGGTGAACCGCGGGCGAGTCCTGCATCCTAGGGGTGGCATTTGAATGGACTCGCTTCGCGTCTCGGACCGGGGGTGAAAACAAAGTGGTGCTCGTATTGTGGGAAGCGAATCGAGATGAGATGGTGGGACGATTCGGGACTTTACGGTGTGCCGCATCGGGAAGGGTGCAAAGGACCTTATGCTGCTGTTCGATGCTGCCGTTAAATGGTTGTTTGCTGTGCTTACGGTTTGCCTCGAAAAGCCGCAGCCGCGAGGACGAGGAAtgagatgttgtttttttgctaccatCAGGAGGTATTTCGGGGTTGTTTATTCTCCTCGTGGGTGAATGGCTCTTGGGACAGTTTTTGGCAAATTAATTAAAGGCTCGTTCAGCTTGTTGACAAGTGATTTCGAAGCAATTTGTTTAATCGTTTGCTAGATCGTTGtaatttgtgtgatttttagACGGCTACTAGATTTAGGGGGACAAAGAAAACTCGTGTAAAAAGTAGCTAAAATCTCTCGAATGTGCTTCGTTTGTTGCTTCTCTAGAGATCCAGCAGCAGGTTCTCAGACAACCAATCGTAATCATCCCCTTCCAGCCCGGTTAGGCAACGCAACTAGCGCACCGAGAGCAACGATTTCGTGCCTTACCGAAAGTGGTTTACCGTGTTACCGCTAATGTTTTGGTACAATTTATTTGGCGCCAACCGAAACCATT encodes:
- the LOC128723980 gene encoding uncharacterized protein LOC128723980; translated protein: MILVAVILACFVQLVVKASPSWTALDPEKTLYIFKRCHEDHLPTDQTRSAYFASWRNWKLEPNNSITHCYVSCVLKMLGLYDEKQQRFKSDTIPAQYDAFKQFTNAKLEEVNKFKQAVSKLNGGTGTCLELYNAYLPVHNEFVNLIRQLYHGRVPSVAKIYAAMPIKQISESYFLYCYKQVWQDDEEEEMRKARAYDLSGSLKLRKAIDCIFRGLRYMSDDGLSTDEVVRDFNLINRGDLEQSVRSVLSQCPGKESYDYYACLLSDRTVGEDFKEAFDFHELRSTDYGYLLIGKTYEGPEKVKEELKQLKTTLITWKYSPEDQKMILVAVILACLLNLEVKALPSWTALDPEKTLYTYKRCYEDHLPVDQSRVVYLRSWNSWKLEPNDAVTHCYASCVLKRLELYDEKQKKFKSGRILTQYDAFKQYTNAKLEEVNKFKQAVSKLNGGTGTCLELYNAYLPVHNEFVNLTRQLYHGTVPGAAKIYAAMPQLKQKGESYFLYCYKQVWRDTQEEEMRKARAYDLSGSLKLRKAIDCIFRGLRYMSDEGLNADEVVRDFKLINRGVLEQSVRSVLRKCPGKNSYDYYACLVSDRKIGEDFKKAFDFHELRSADYAFLLRGKSYEGPEKVKEELKHLNTTVCDS